The Fulvia fulva chromosome 6, complete sequence genome includes a window with the following:
- a CDS encoding Sulfite oxidase, mitochondrial — MPDQSKPLSREPEVEDLIKNFITPVGQGYDRNHSTHPVQLNASTHRVKINGQVTRPIELSISELRNEFAQHEVVCALQCAGNRRHVMRTKIKEVDGVDWLEGAVMNCKWRGPLLADVLERAGVKIDQQDRGNAHVAFASCEVECDDAAWYGASIPLSRALRRDAEVVLALDMNDQPLSLGHGFPVRVVTPGIAGARSVKWSNQVTVQMQESENHCQHFDDKVLPPEVTSMEQAKEVWETIPAVQEMPVNPVIAWPQSGSAVRRDADGTVSVAGYALPGGEDGPVVKVEVTADGGKSWREAELIAHPEESKWSWKLWQALTKNTHTWMIHSWGKVSTTEALAQDRPCWTQGIPNLKATTQAPTHRELLQARKQGRASFRDKKQ, encoded by the coding sequence ATGCCAGACCAATCCAAACCACTGAGCCGCGAACCAGAAGTCGAAGATCTCATCAAGAACTTCATAACACCCGTTGGTCAAGGTTACGACCGCAACCACTCCACACATCCCGTGCAACTCAATGCTTCGACACACCGCGTGAAAATCAATGGCCAAGTCACAAGACCTATAGAGCTGTCAATTTCAGAGCTTCGGAACGAGTTTGCGCAACACGAAGTTGTCTGCGCGCTGCAGTGCGCGGGCAACAGAAGGCATGTCATGCGCACGAAGATCAAAGAGGTCGATGGAGTGGACTGGTTGGAAGGCGCAGTTATGAATTGTAAATGGCGTGGTCCGCTTTTGGCTGATGTGCTCGAGCGTGCTGGAGTCAAGATCGATCAACAGGATCGAGGCAATGCGCATGTTGCGTTCGCATCGTGTGAAGTGGAATGCGATGATGCCGCATGGTATGGCGCCAGTATCCCCTTGTCCAGGGCATTGCGCCGGGACGCAGAAGTCGTGCTTGCGCTTGACATGAACGATCAGCCTCTTTCACTCGGTCATGGATTTCCGGTGAGGGTTGTAACGCCGGGTATTGCGGGTGCGAGATCTGTCAAGTGGTCGAACCAGGTCACAGTGCAGATGCAGGAAAGCGAGAACCATTGTCAACACTTCGATGACAAAGTGCTGCCGCCGGAGGTGACCAGTATGGAGCAGGCCAAAGAAGTCTGGGAGACGATCCCCGCTGTGCAGGAGATGCCAGTGAATCCCGTGATTGCGTGGCCTCAgagcgggagtgccgtgcGACGTGATGCGGACGGCACTGTGAGCGTCGCAGGTTACGCTCTTCCAGGTGGCGAAGACGGACCTGTCGTCAAGGTGGAGGTCACGGCCGATGGTGGTAAGTCGTGGCGGGAAGCTGAGCTGATAGCGCACCCCGAAGAGAGCAAGTGGTCGTGGAAGCTATGGCAAGCTCTTACGAAAAACACCCACACCTGGATGATCCACAGCTGGGGAAAAGTGTCCACGACAGAGGCGCTAGCCCAAGACAGACCTTGCTGGACTCAGGGGATTCCGAACCTGAAAGCGACAACGCAGGCGCCAACACATCGAGAGCTACTGCAGGCAAGGAAACAAGGTCGCGCTTCTTTCCGAGACAAGAAGCAATGA
- a CDS encoding Retrovirus-related Pol polyprotein from transposon RE2, translating into MFHRNDSNEIVRDITKDDNWSRSNIAPGAATSGRRRPAVEDSDDIDEYQEQEEDDIYSEEYRAKAREALKNHNFRTTFMTATTLAAFENSRQAIQAEYDSLMENNTWEVVDLPAGRKALTTKWVLKKKLGAHGELLKYKARMVARGFQQVEGYDYTETYSGVVKASAYRLLFALTVLNKWTCHQMDVSTAFLNGEVFEDIYIYPPQGYPHPGKVLQLRKALYGLKQSPRQWYRKLRQWLLDNG; encoded by the exons ATGTTCCACCGTAACGATTCGAACGAAATTGTGAGGGACATCACGAAGGATGACAACTGGAGCCGGTCAAATATCGCTCCTGGTGCGGCAACGAGCGGCCGACGGAGGCCTGCAGTTGAAGACTCCGACGACATAGATGAATATCAGGAGCAAGAAGAAGATGACATATACTCTGAAGAGTACCGTGCCAAAGCTCGGGAAGCCTTGAAGAATCATAACTTTAGAACGACTTTTATGACAGCCACGACTTTGGCAGCTTTCGAGAACTCG AGGCAAGCCATTCAGGCCGAGTACGACAGCCTTATGGAGAACAACACGTGGGAGGTTGTAGATCTTCCAGCAGGGAGGAAAGCCCTTACCACGAAATGGGTTCTCAAGAAGAAGCTCGGTGCCCATGGCGAGCTCTTGAAATACAAGGCCAGGATGGTAGCACGTGGCTTTCAGCAGGTCGAGGGCTACGATTATACGGAGACGTACTCTGGAGTAGTGAAAGCATCAGCCTACCGTCTACTATTCGCGCTAACGGTGCTGAACAAGTGGACCTGTCACCAGATGGACGTTAGCACAGCATTCTTGAACGGTGAGGTCTTCGAGGACATCTACATCTACCCACCTCAAGGATACCCCCACCCCGGAAAAGTTTTACAACTTCGAAAGGCTCTCTACGGGTTAAAGCAGTCACCCCGACAATGGTACAGAAAACTGAGACAGTGGCTCCTAGACAACGGCTAG